A single window of Synechococcus sp. C9 DNA harbors:
- a CDS encoding PAS domain S-box protein — protein MPLEGLLGSLPQQALDRILDMVLGFDSEGRIIYANQTACSCLGLVRETLLGCHLSTIDTHITRENWPQVWQQLCQWDRYTAETEYIRRDGQVFPVEVSVHHLHDQGQDYGLVFSHNISEQKLLQSALLEGERQLRRHNQALLALTSSEVLGGGDVQASLQLITETAAHTLELGRVGVWLYRDSQTLECRDLYQARDDRHATGLLLHAQDCPRYFQCLGQVIPAHEAQRDPRTRDLTAIYLEPADIRSLLAVPVWAGGQLVGVLTLEQVGVVHHWSLEEEHFASALGNLVAMALAFWERWQAQVALEERIVERTAALSEANQILLEQISERQRAETSLRLSEARFRSLVEQAADAIFLYDLGGKVMDANRQACELLGYTHTQLRQRTVSDLHPEWCPQDWQGLIPGEPRTIEGCAQHHDGTRFPVELSVGRLQLGEESYILSLVRDIRQRKRVEADLQHAKEAAEKASAYLATVIDHLADGLLVTDSQGHIARYNPALAGLLALKTSDEHLPLSPEMAHLRTLCSGRGFPYIPVAQLHLAIQELIQTTLRETGGVHQAEIPLAGGRVGKAVATAIHPQQSTCIGAVILIRDITADKELDQMKTDFISTVSHELRTPLTSVLGFAKIIQKKLEDTLFPEIQTDSPKVQRTMRQIQENLRIIISEGGRLTSLINDVLDIAKMESGKTEWHWEWLHINDLICHAAAATDSLFSAKQLPLILDLAPDLPPIQGDRDRLIQVLINLISNAVKFTDMGGVTCRSILEQGRLIIQVQDTGMGIAPADQEKIFEKFKQVGNTLTDKPQGTGLGLAICRHIIEHHGGHIGVVSEVGKGSTFWFDLPVGVPPKLVVLDVDSLIQQLREQVMPLPAAMAANKHILIVDDDTHIRELLKQELTQAGYQVQEARNGVEAIKQVGMMRPDLIILDVMMPEVNGFDVAAALKKNPTTANIPIIILSIVEDRQKGYRLGVERYITKPFLMDNLLQEVNHLLAQGSERKKVLVVSYNQASLKSLTQALEKQGDILIEVAHPEAVNAQVQQFQPDMIIMDTLDAQGYQLARDLRLNQGLENVFFMLVTDQGSSGQAG, from the coding sequence ATGCCCTTAGAGGGGCTGTTGGGTTCCCTACCCCAGCAAGCCCTGGATCGGATTTTGGATATGGTTTTAGGATTTGACTCCGAGGGGCGGATCATCTATGCCAATCAAACCGCCTGTAGTTGTTTGGGGCTGGTGCGGGAAACCCTGTTGGGGTGTCATTTGAGTACCATTGATACCCACATCACCCGGGAGAATTGGCCCCAGGTGTGGCAACAGTTGTGCCAGTGGGACCGTTACACGGCCGAAACCGAATACATCCGGCGGGATGGGCAGGTGTTTCCGGTGGAGGTGTCGGTGCATCATCTCCACGACCAGGGGCAGGACTACGGGTTGGTGTTTAGCCACAATATCAGCGAGCAAAAACTCCTGCAATCGGCTCTGCTGGAGGGGGAGCGGCAACTGCGGCGGCATAACCAGGCGTTGCTGGCACTGACCAGCAGTGAGGTGTTGGGGGGCGGGGATGTGCAGGCCAGTTTGCAGTTAATTACCGAAACGGCGGCGCACACCTTGGAACTGGGGCGGGTGGGGGTTTGGTTGTACCGGGATAGCCAAACCTTGGAATGTCGGGACTTGTACCAGGCCAGGGACGACCGCCATGCAACCGGACTGCTGTTGCACGCCCAGGATTGTCCCCGCTATTTCCAGTGCTTGGGGCAGGTGATCCCGGCGCATGAGGCACAGCGTGACCCCCGTACCCGGGATTTGACCGCCATTTACCTGGAACCGGCGGACATTCGCTCCCTGTTGGCGGTGCCGGTCTGGGCGGGGGGCCAGTTGGTGGGGGTATTGACCCTGGAGCAGGTGGGGGTGGTCCACCATTGGAGTTTGGAGGAGGAACATTTTGCCAGTGCCCTGGGGAATCTGGTTGCGATGGCTTTAGCCTTTTGGGAACGCTGGCAGGCACAGGTGGCGTTGGAGGAGCGGATTGTGGAACGGACAGCGGCTTTGTCCGAGGCGAATCAAATCCTGCTGGAGCAAATTAGCGAGCGGCAGAGGGCGGAAACCTCCCTACGTTTGAGTGAAGCCCGGTTTCGTTCCCTGGTGGAGCAGGCCGCCGATGCGATTTTTCTCTACGACCTGGGGGGCAAGGTCATGGATGCCAACCGACAAGCCTGTGAATTGCTGGGCTACACCCACACCCAACTGCGCCAACGCACAGTCAGCGACCTGCATCCCGAATGGTGCCCCCAGGATTGGCAGGGGTTGATCCCCGGGGAACCCCGCACCATCGAAGGTTGCGCCCAACACCACGACGGCACCCGCTTTCCGGTGGAACTGTCCGTGGGGCGATTGCAATTGGGGGAGGAGTCCTACATTCTCAGTTTGGTGCGGGACATTCGCCAGCGTAAACGGGTGGAGGCGGATTTACAGCACGCCAAGGAAGCCGCCGAAAAAGCCAGTGCCTACCTGGCGACGGTGATTGACCATCTGGCGGACGGGCTGTTGGTGACGGATAGTCAGGGGCATATCGCCCGGTATAACCCTGCCCTCGCCGGTTTACTCGCTCTCAAAACCAGCGATGAACACCTGCCCCTCAGCCCCGAAATGGCACACCTGCGTACCCTCTGTTCCGGGCGGGGGTTTCCCTACATCCCGGTGGCACAGTTGCATCTGGCGATCCAGGAACTGATCCAGACCACCCTGCGGGAGACGGGGGGGGTGCATCAGGCGGAAATTCCCCTGGCGGGGGGACGGGTGGGCAAGGCGGTGGCGACGGCAATCCATCCCCAGCAATCCACCTGTATCGGGGCGGTGATTTTGATCCGGGATATTACCGCCGATAAGGAACTAGACCAGATGAAAACGGATTTTATTTCCACCGTTTCCCACGAATTGCGTACCCCGTTAACTTCCGTATTGGGGTTTGCCAAAATCATTCAAAAAAAATTAGAAGATACCCTTTTCCCGGAAATTCAGACGGACAGCCCCAAGGTGCAACGCACCATGCGCCAAATTCAGGAAAATTTACGGATCATTATCAGCGAAGGGGGACGACTAACGAGTTTAATTAATGACGTATTGGATATTGCCAAAATGGAATCCGGCAAAACCGAATGGCATTGGGAATGGTTGCATATCAATGATTTAATCTGCCATGCCGCCGCCGCTACGGATTCCCTGTTCAGCGCCAAACAGTTACCCTTAATCCTGGATTTAGCCCCGGATTTACCCCCAATCCAAGGGGATCGGGATCGGTTGATTCAAGTGTTAATTAATCTGATTTCTAATGCGGTGAAATTTACCGATATGGGTGGCGTTACCTGTCGCAGTATTCTCGAACAGGGGCGGTTGATCATTCAAGTCCAGGATACGGGCATGGGGATTGCTCCGGCGGATCAGGAGAAAATTTTTGAAAAATTCAAACAGGTGGGGAATACGCTCACGGACAAACCCCAGGGAACGGGGTTGGGGTTGGCGATTTGTCGCCACATCATTGAGCATCACGGGGGGCACATTGGGGTGGTGAGCGAGGTGGGCAAAGGTAGCACATTTTGGTTTGATTTGCCGGTCGGGGTGCCACCGAAATTGGTGGTTTTGGATGTGGATAGTTTGATTCAACAACTGCGGGAACAGGTGATGCCCTTACCGGCGGCAATGGCGGCGAATAAACATATTTTGATTGTGGATGATGATACCCACATTCGGGAATTATTGAAACAGGAACTTACCCAGGCGGGCTATCAGGTGCAGGAGGCTCGCAATGGGGTTGAAGCAATTAAACAGGTGGGGATGATGCGCCCAGATTTGATTATTTTAGACGTGATGATGCCAGAGGTGAATGGGTTTGATGTTGCCGCCGCTCTGAAGAAAAATCCGACTACCGCCAACATTCCCATTATTATTTTATCCATCGTAGAAGACCGACAAAAGGGCTATCGTTTGGGGGTAGAACGGTATATTACCAAGCCTTTTTTGATGGACAATTTACTCCAGGAAGTGAATCATTTATTAGCCCAAGGTTCGGAGCGCAAAAAAGTCCTGGTAGTCAGTTACAATCAAGCCAGTCTGAAATCCCTAACCCAAGCCCTAGAAAAGCAAGGGGATATTTTGATTGAAGTCGCCCATCCCGAAGCGGTAAACGCACAGGTGCAACAATTTCAACCCGACATGATCATCATGGACACCCTCGATGCCCAGGGGTATCAACTGGCGAGGGATTTGCGCCTCAACCAAGGCTTAGAAAATGTATTTTTTATGTTGGTTACCGACCAAGGGTCCTCGGGGCAAGCGGGTTAA
- a CDS encoding cofactor assembly of complex C subunit B, producing the protein MQGNRWYWLPLIVGTLGAVALLVNRGISEHLTPAQTRADALGIILSAVLILTGLLWQNIQPKPSESVELIGSNGLEIHPELPDFLKQELAWCSHTLLTTTPTKTVVIYYRGKTYLRRGILGANPQVQPGGIVQRVLAQKKPVYLVNLNLYPGRVEFDYLPPNTQAVIVQPIGGQGVLVVGAAAPRIYTRQEEGWIAALADKLAVMLAAESEPCVGDGD; encoded by the coding sequence GTGCAAGGGAATCGCTGGTATTGGCTACCGTTAATCGTAGGGACTTTGGGGGCAGTGGCTCTCCTGGTCAATCGGGGGATCAGTGAGCATTTAACCCCCGCCCAAACCCGTGCCGATGCCCTGGGAATTATCCTCAGTGCGGTGTTGATTCTCACCGGGTTACTCTGGCAAAACATTCAGCCCAAACCCTCGGAATCTGTGGAACTCATCGGGAGCAATGGTTTAGAAATTCATCCTGAATTGCCGGATTTTCTAAAGCAGGAATTAGCCTGGTGTTCCCATACGTTATTAACCACAACACCTACGAAAACCGTAGTGATTTACTATCGGGGAAAAACCTACTTACGGCGAGGGATTTTAGGGGCGAATCCGCAGGTGCAACCGGGGGGGATTGTGCAACGGGTTTTAGCGCAAAAAAAGCCAGTTTATTTAGTAAACTTAAATTTATATCCAGGGCGGGTAGAATTTGATTATCTCCCCCCCAATACCCAGGCGGTGATTGTGCAACCGATTGGCGGGCAAGGGGTGCTGGTGGTGGGAGCGGCGGCTCCGCGCATTTATACCCGGCAGGAGGAGGGCTGGATTGCGGCTTTGGCTGATAAACTGGCGGTGATGTTGGCGGCAGAGAGCGAACCATGCGTTGGGGATGGGGATTAG